A window of the Helianthus annuus cultivar XRQ/B chromosome 4, HanXRQr2.0-SUNRISE, whole genome shotgun sequence genome harbors these coding sequences:
- the LOC110935079 gene encoding putative pumilio homolog 7, chloroplastic, with the protein MCCEFEFSLGNIKNGILLAQDAYGNYVVQYILELQIPLAVSKLTSQFKGNYVHLATQKFSSHVVEKCLAMLDAQIRSTIIRELISATQFEQLLQDPHANYVIQTALRVSKVHCFRSSMKLLQNSVLK; encoded by the exons ATGTGTTGCGAGTTCGAATTTAGTCTTGGAAATATCAAAAATGGCATCCTTCTTGCACAAGATGCATACGG AAACTATGTTGTACAGTACATTCTTGAGTTGCAGATTCCATTGGCTGTGTCGAAGCTGACCTCTCAGTTTAAGGGTAACTATGTGCACCTTGCCACCCAAAAGTTTAGTAGCCATGTGGTCGAGAAATGTTTAGCCATGTTAGATGCTCAAATCAGGTCAACCATCATCCGTGAACTGATCTCGGCTACTCAGTTTGAACAATTGCTTCAAGATCCACATGCAAATTATGTTATACAAACCGCCCTTCGTGTTTCTAAGGTCCATTGTTTTCG TTCATCTATGAAGCTGCTGCAAAATTCTGTGTTGAAATAG